AAGATCCAAGCTGGTTTATTACACCGCATGGGTATTGGCCAACCGTAGTGAAAGGCCGGTAGTAGACAAATTACAAAATCAAAATCTGAAGAAAGACTAAAGAAGTGAAAATGTTCTCAACTTACTAATTTGCTAAGTTGAGAACATCTTTATTTTTTATATAGGAACGTTTACGTGACGTTCTGCATGATAGGAAGATCTAACCAACGGACCGGACTCAACATATTTCAAACCTCTCTTCAATCCTTCTTCACGATAGGCGTCAAACTGATCCGGGTGGATAAATTCAGCAACTTCAAGGTGCCTTTTAGTCGGCTGCAAATATTGCCCTAGTGTTAGAATGTGCAACCCGTGTTCTGCAAGGTCATCCATAGCTTTATGTACTTCATCTGTGGTTTCACCTACACCCAACATTATGCCTGACTTGGTACGTTTGCCGGCTTCATTTGTCAATTTTATTTGTTCAAGACTTCTATGATACTTCGCCTGAGGCCTAACTCTACGATATAAACGTTCTACGGTTTCAACGTTGTGCGACACAACCTCTTGTCCTCCTTCAATCATGCGGTAAAGAGCATCCCAATTGCCTTTGACATCAGGAATGAGCGTTTCTATAGTGGTTTCCGGACTTAGCTTTTTGGTTTCGATTACAGTCTGATACCAAATTTCAGCACCCCGATCCTTAAGTTCATCCCGATTCACGGAAGTTATAACAGCGTGTTTTACCCCCATGAGTTTGATAGCTTCAGCAACCCTTTTTGGTTCTTCGGTATCATACTCTGGCGGACGACCGGTGGCAACAGCACAGAAAGTACAGCTTCGTGTGCAAACATTGCCGAGTATCATAAATGTGGCAGTACCCGCTCCCCAGCATTCACCCATATTAGGACAATTCCCACTCTCACAGATAGTGTGGAGCTTATGGTTATCAACCAGCTTTCTAACCTTAGCATACTCCTTACCTATTGGCAGTTTTACCCTTAACCAATCTGGCTTACGCTTTTTCTTTTCTTCTCCTTCTGAAATTACCGGAAGTTCTATCATAGCATCTATGTTTAGCCACAAAATTATGAATTAACGATTTCATTACCACAAACTAAAGTCGATTATCTACGCTTTCCGTAGAACAGGGTAATGAAAGCTGTGGGAAATATAGCTTTATTATCAGCGGTTTCTATGAGGGGGACTTCCTTAGTATATGCATCCAGTAAAAATCCTGCCTCGAAACCTGTCACACTGGTTTTGGAAGTTCCCAATTCAAAACTTAACGCCGCTTTAACATTGGCTCCCAGTTGAATTTTAGATTCCTGAATGCCTTGTAGAATGTGTCCCGTACCTAATATAAAGTCAGCATTATGCTTGTACGGATCGTATTGCTCTTTGCGTGAAGATACTGAAGGGTTGTTTCGACCGTCAGCATCATAGTCAATATAATAAGGGGCTACAATTCCTATAGAAGGACCGATAGCGGTTATTAACTTTAGTTCAACTCCTTGTTGAGGAGCCTTTCTGAATAAGATTAATTCCCTGCCATATTGCGCTCTTATGGCATAGAGATAATTTGTTTTGCCATATATAAAAAGATTGCCTGTAATATTTGAGTTTCGCCTTACCTCCAGGGGATGCTTTACATTCACTACCTCAATGCCAAGACTCTGGTATAGCTTATCGCCAATGCGCTTCGAACTGCGTATCATAAAGCCACCGATCAATCCACCAGCGGTATTTTTATTGATCCCCCACACAAATTCCTTATCATAGCTTTCCACATCATGATCCTGTGCTGAACTGAGTAAAGGAAGAAAAAAGAGTAAAAAGAAGTACGCTTTTTTGCGCATATTAAAATAATTGGGAATAAAAGATTCTTTAAATTTAGCGATTATATGCTGTAACGCAAATTACTAAATTATAGTTTAAAACCGAACACAATTATGCACTCGATGACCACCGAATATCTGGGAGACCTACGCACAACTGCCGTACATTTAAAATCAAATAATAAAATTATAACTGATGCACCTGTTGATAATAACGGCAAAGGTGAAGCATTTTCGCCCACTGACCTGGTAAGTTCGGCTTTGAGCAGTTGTATGATGACGCTCATGGGAATAACTGCAAGCAGGGAAGGCGTAGATCTTACCGGCCTCAGGGCCAATGTTACCAAGGTAATGGGTGCTAACCCCAGAAAAATTGCTGAAATCAAAGTTGACTTCAGCATAGACAATTTAAATGCTACTGATATTCAAAAGGAAAAGCTTAAACGCGCTGCATTAACATGCCCCGTAGCCCTTAGCCTCTCGGAAAGCATCAGGCAAAATGTCACTTTTAACTTTTAGCAAGATCTTTAATTGCATTGTAGTTAATCCCCATATGGGAATCATTATAGACAACTTCACCATTCTTGATAATAAGCACTTGAGGTGATTCATGCCTTACGTCAAAAACCTCGGCTACTTCATTGGAAACGTTTCTATTTCTGATAAGGTCGAGGTAGTAAGGTTTAACATTGGCCATATCCTGATCCGACCATGATCTTTCAAGTCGATTTAGTGCCATATCGCTGATGGAACAGCGGGTACTGTGCTTAAATATCATAACAGGATTCACACGAGACTCTTCTTTGATCCTTTCAAGATCGTCACTGCTGTTCAATTGTATCCAATTCATATATAACTTAATTCTAAGTATAACCCTGATAATGGGTTCTTATTTTACCTTGCAAACTTTATTCTCTATAAAGCAAATGGGCTTGCAAAAGTTTCTTCATTACAAAAATTAATCATACCAAATGTCCTCCTCCCTTTTATCATAACGAGGTTTTCTTTCCTTCTGCTTCAGGTTATCAGGCTGATTTTCATTTTTCTTGAAGAATTTTGCCCATAACAGTTTAAAGCTAAACGCCTTGTCTTTCTCAGCTTTGCCGTTTGATTTGCTGCTTAGGTATTTAAAGTCAGGATGCCTGTCTTCAACTCTTTTTTTGCGCATTTTGATGTTTCCCTGATAATTGCCCGCCTGTATCGATGCACGGGAAGGACCAATACCCTTGAGGGCTTCTTCAGCGCCTTTCGGGTTTTTCTTATAGTTTGGCATTTTCAAGCGCCCCTGATACTCCATACCCCTGGCAGTGCCCTTACCCGGAGGCTTGGTAGCCAAAGCTTCTTCAGCTGCAGACTTGCTCTGTTTTCTTTTTGAAGTAACTTTTATATTACCCTGATAGGGCTTTTTTCTAAAATAGATTTCATCAGGTGGTTTAATCTTCAAGGCTTCTTCAGCCGAGTTAGGATTCTTTTTATAATGGAACTGTTTTATATTACCACGATATTTATGGTCATCATCCGGTCCCCTGAGCAACATGTATTTCCTTATATTACCCGTACGTCGTGCAGCTCTTTTTGATGCTTCTTTTGCTTTATCACCTTTGTCGGCCTTCATATTGCCCTGAAATCTCGCAATTCGATTGTCTTGGGTCCTTGGCTCTCTGCCCTGTACGGGCTTTTCTTTATTGTTCCACCCGGCCCTGCTTATACTGCCTCCACCTTTAAGGGGCTTGCCTCCCTTAATATTACCCTGAAATTTAGCTACGCGGTTATCCTGGTCCCTTGGGCCGCGACCTTGTATGGCCTTACCTTTATTATTCCATCCTTTCCCGCTGATGCTGCCTCCTCCTTTTAGAGGTCTTCCCCGCTTGATATTACCCTGGAACCTGGCAACACGATTATCCTGCTCCCTTGGGCCTCTACCTTGAACGGCCTTGCCCTTATTGTTCCAGCCTACCCTGCTTATACTGCCTCCACCTTTAAGAGGCTTGCCTCCTTTGATATTGCCCTGAAACCTTGCTACACGGTTATCTTGCTCCCTTGGCCCTCTGCCCTGAATTGCTCTTCCTCTATTATTCCATCTCCTGCCACTTATACTACCTCCGCCTTTTAGTGGTTTCCCTCCTTTGATATTACCCTGAAATTTAGCTACGCGATTATCCTGCTCTCTCGGGCCCCTCCCCTGTATCGACCTGCCGTTGTTATTCCAGCGCTTTCCACTGATGCTACCACCACCCTTCAGAGGTTTTCCTCCTTTTATATTGCCCTGAAACCTTGCGGTGCGGTTATCCTGTTCTTTTGGGCCTCGGCCTTGCACCGCTCTGCCATTGTTGTTCCATCTCTTACCACTAATGCTTCCCCCTCCTTTTAGCGGCTTACCGGATTTGATGTTACCCTGAAACTTCCAGGCCCGTTGAGTTCCCTCCCCTGGAGGTCTTGAAGACGGTGATCTCCTTCCTGCTCTCTCCTTTCTTGAGCTTACAGATTTATAGCCACCTCCCTTTAGTTTCCCCCTAAAAGCTTTGTCTCCCCGTCTCTTACCTTTGGGATAGGTCTGAAAATGAGAATCATTGAATTTTGGCTGTCCTGAAGTTCTTATTCTAAGTTTATTGCCGGATATATCTTTCTTCCATGCTTTTTCCTTGGTACGGCTTATAGATTTATAGCCTGCCTGTATCTGACCGCGATAAGCTTTATCCCCTCTTCTACCCTTGCTGGAATATTTAACATCTCTGGGTTTTTGAATAACCGGTCTGTCTGTAGTCCGCTTGCTCCGGAACCTTCGCCCTGTAATATCTCCCTGGAAGGCTTTTTCCCACTTAGATCTTTCTCTAATTGCATATGGCTTTGCTCTTTTTCTTACCCGGTATGCACCGGAAGAAGATCTTGGAGTTACCCTGGTCACCCTCCTGGGTCTTTCAGGATCACGTGTAATGGAGCGTCCCGAACCTTTGACCTGCTGATAAGACCGTTTCCCCGTAAAGGTGGTACGTATAGAGCCTGTACTGGCTCGTCCTGCACGACCTTTCCAGGCTTTTTCCCGTTCTCTTGAAGAGTACCTTGGGGTTTGTTTTGACGCTTTGGCCCTGCTGGCCTCACTGGTTCTTTTTCTACCAGCATACGGATTTGGTTTGGCTATTCGAGCTCCCCATTTAGGTCGGGTGGATCTCTTTGTCTGGAATTTCCTGCCAGTGATGTCTCCTCTAAAAGCTCTCTCTCCCTGCTTTGAGCGAACCTTAAACTTGGTGGCTCTAAGCTTTCCTCTATTTGATTTCCCTTTATCTCCTCTTCGTTTCAGGCGGCGATTGCTCTTATTCCGCTTTTCCTGCATCTTCTCATAGCGGGATTTTTCCTGAGCCCGGGCTTCAGGAGCATTTACACTAATGATAAATATCATCAATGTACCAGCAAGCAGAAGCCGGAAACCAGTGCTAAAATTGAAAGTTGAAAATTGACTCAGGATACTCAAATCAGGCGAAATCTGTTAAAAAATAAATTAGCCAGCCTTTAAAACGCACTAATTTAATTAAAATTCCACCAAATCCTTAATTTTTTGCTTTAGCCTGCCCTTTGGTAAAAAATTTTGTTCGAGGGTCGGAGAAAACGGAACTGCCGTATCTAAGCTAGCTTCTCTTAAAACAGGGGCATCAAGATAACGGAAACAATTTTCACTTATCCATGCACTAATTTCACCACCAATTCCTCCGGTCATGCAGTCCTCATGCAAGATTAGCACACGGTTGGTTTTCTTTACAGTAGCCTCTACCGCTGCTTTATCCCATGGCAATAGCGACCTCAGATCCAGAATATCAGCAGAAAGCTCAGGCAAAGTTTGCATTACCTCTTTTGCCCAGTGTACGCCCATACCATAGGTAATGATAGAAAGGTCCGTACCCTCCTCTACCAGATTGGCCTTACCAATTTCAATTGTATAGTAGTCATCATGAATATCTTCGCTAAGAGACCTGTACAAAAGCTTATGCTCAAAGTAGATAACGGGGTTAGGGTCTTCAATAGCGGCACATAGCAAGCCCTTGGCATCTGCCGGGTTTGAAGGGTAAACTATTTTCAGTCCCGGAGTATGGAAAAACCAGGCTTCATTAGACTGGCTGTGAAAAGGCCCTGCAGCAACACCGGCACCAGTAGGCATGCGCACCACAACATCAGCATTCTGCCCCCAGCGGTAATGCGATTTAGCAAGATTATTAACAATTTGGTTAAAGCCGCAAGTAACAAAATCAGCAAACTGCATCTCTACAACAGATTTTTGCTTTTTAATGGACATACCCAGGCCAATGCCTATTATAGCGGACTCGCATAGCGGTGTATTCCGGATTCTTTCCTTTCCAAATGTGTCTACAAAACCCTCTGTTATTTTAAATACACCTCCATATTCAGCTATATCCTGCCCCATAACAATCAGCTCAGGATATTTCTCCAGACTCTGCCTGAGGCCATCAGAAATAGCATCAACATATCGCTTTGTGCTTTTTGCCTCAGCTAATGGTAGTATTACTTCCTGGGTGAAAGGGGCATACATGTCTGAAAGCTCCCGCTCAGTAGTGGCCACCGGAGTATCTTCGGCGTAAGCCATTTCCAGCCCGCTATCGATATTTTTTTGTATGGCTTTCCTGTACTTTTTGATGTCAGCTTCAGTGATCACCTTTTCTTTGAGGAGATACTGCTCATAATTATCAAGAGGGTCTTTCTTGGCCCACTTATCCATCAATTCTTTAGGAACATATTTTGTTCCGGAGGCCTCCTCATGTCCTCTCATTCTAAAGGTCATAGCTTCTACAATTACGGGATGGGGATTTCTTCGTAAATTCTCAGCTAATTGTTTGATGGTATCATAAACCTCTAACACATTATTGCCATCAACCTTTACGGCATCAATGCCATACCCTGGCCCTTTATCTATAAAGCTCTTAAACCTGAACTGCTCGTTGCTGGGTGTCGACAATCCGTATCCATTATTTTCTATAACAAAAATAACAGGCAGGTCCCAAACAGCGGCTACGTTAAGTGCCTCATGAAAATCGCCTTCACTCGCCCCTCCATCTCCGGTAAAAACCAAGGTTGCTTTTTTCTGTTTTGTAAGTTGGTTTGCCAGGGCAATGCCATCAGCAACCGCCAGTTGCGGGCCTAAATGAGAGATCATTCCTACGATATGATAATCATTGGTTCCAAAATGAAAAGAGCGATCCCGGCCATTGGTAAATCCGGACAGCTTCCCTTGAAACTGGGCAAAAAGACGGTTATATGGAACATCTCTTGAAGTAAAAACGCCCAGGTTACGGTGCATAGGGAGAATGTATTCATCATTTGCAAGAGCTTTGGCAGCGCCTATCGAAATGGCTTCCTGTCCAATTCCCGAAAACCATTTGCTAATTTTGCCCTGTCTGAGAAGGATCAGCATCTTTTCTTCTATCATTCGAGGCCTCAATAAAGCTTCATAAAGCTCTTTTAAAATTTTATCAGAATAATTCTTCCTGTCAAAGTGCATATTTTAAAATTTAGTCAACAAAATTAAAGCATTGGTAATATCTGCAAAATGATGCGATATTTTTATTTTTGTCTTGCACAATGATAGAATTCAAAAGCTTTACACTCGAAAATGGCCTAAGGGTTATTGTTCATGAAGACCCCGCTGTTCAGGTAGCTGTTTTAAACATTCTCTATGATGTGGGCTCGAGAGACGAACATCCTGAGAAAACCGGATTTGCTCATCTCTTTGAGCACCTTATGTTCGGAGGCTCTCAAAATATCGCAAACTATGACGAAGCGCTGCAGCTTGCCGGTGGTGAAAATAACGCCTTTACAAGTACTGATATCACTAACTATTATATGACATTGCCTGCCCAAAATCTGGAAACAGGGTTTTGGCTGGAATCGGACCGCATGCTGAGCCTGTCCTTTGAGCCTAGAGTACTGGAGGTTCAACGCAAAGTAGTTATTGAAGAGTTTAAACAGCGATACCTTAACCAGCCCTATGGCGATTTATGGTTGAAATTCAGGCCTTTGGTATACAAAAAGCATCCCTACCGGTGGCCTACTATCGGAAAAGAGATAAGCCATATTGAAAATGCCACAATGGATGATGTTAAGGCTTTCTTCAACAAGCACTATGTACCTAACCAAGCTATTCTGGTTGTTGCCGGAAAAGTAGATTTTGACGAGGTGAAGCGCTTATCTGAAAAATGGTTTGGCCCTATTCCGCGGGGTTACGATTACAGAAGAGACTTACCCCGGGAGCCACTGCAACAGGAAAAGCGCTTTATGGAAATTATAGCTGAAGTTCCCACCGATGCCCTTCATATGGCATTTCACATTCCAGGCAAGTTTGAGGACGGCTACCACACTGCTGACCTTATCAGCGACATTCTTGGCAGAGGATCATCATCGCGCCTTTATGAAAGACTGGTTAAAGAAAATGAGATTTTCAGTTCAATTGGTGCATCTATTACTGGCTCACTCGATCCTGGTCTTCTCATTATAAATGGAAAAGTCTCTTCGGGCATTAATATTGAAAGGGCGGAAGAGGAAGTCCAAGCTATTATAGACGAATTCGTAGCTTCCGGCACTACGGAAAAAGAGCTTGAAAAAGTCAAAAACCAGGCGGAAGCCAGCCACGTGATGTCTGAGGTTGAGGTCTTGAACAGGGCCATGAACCTTGCCATAGCTACTCTCTCTGGTGATACCAGTCTGGTGAATGAAGAAACTTTGAAAATCCAACAAGTCAGTGTGGAGCAAATTAATAAAAGAGCAAAGGAAATACTTGCATCTACAAACTGCTCTGTACTTCATTATAAATCAAAGCAAAAAGAAAAGATATAAAGCGCATGAAAATAAGGACTGGGTTTGGATATGACGTTCACCAACTAAAGGAAGGATCAGAATTTTGGTTGGGAGGTATTAAAATAGCGCATATTAAAGGAGCAGTTGGACACTCAGATGCAGATGTACTCATCCATGTTATCTGTGATGCCCTATTGGGGGCTGCCAATATGCGTGATATCGGATTTCACTTTTCAGATACCGACCCGAAATTTAAGGGCATAGACAGCAAAATCCTTCTTAAAGAGGTGATACAACTGATCCGTAACAAAGGATGGGAAGTTGGAAACATTGATTCAACTATATGTCTTCAGCAACCAAAGGTCAATCCTTACATTCCGGAAATGAAAAAATGCCTGGGTGCTGTTATGGAAATTGACGAGGAAGATCTTTCCATAAAAGCTACAACCACTGAAAAACTTGGATTTGTAGGGAAGGAAGAAGGAGTAGCTGCTTTTGCCACAGTACTTATTACCAAAGTCTGATGGCAATGGAAGCCGAAAATAATGAGAACAAAATAAGGCTCATTACCACTGATGATGGATCCCATTCTTTGTATGTTCCTAAACTCAATGAGACCTATCACTCCTTTCACGGAGCCGTACAAGAGTCCCGGCATGTTTTCATTGAAATGGGGTTAAAACACCGAATGAGTCAGGGACTTAAAGCTATCCATATTTTTGAGGTAGGGCTTGGTACAGGATTAAATGCATTGTTAACTGCCGAGTTTGCCATTAAATACCAGGTCCATATCCATTTTACGTCTATTGAAGCTTTCCCTGTTGATTATGATTTGGTCAAACAACTTAACTACACTAGCTATCTCGAGGCACCCGAGGCCAGGTCATGGTTTGAGGCCATTCACAATGCCCCATGGCATAATGACATTGCCATCCACCCCTTTTTTACTCTTCACAAGATACAGAGTAAGCTCGAAGAACATGAAATACCTGTTAGCACCTTTGATGTTATTTACTTTGATGCCTTTGCTCCTAATAAACAAGCAGAACTTTGGGACTTAAAGATCTTGTCTCTTATAGCCCAATCTATGGAACCTCTGGGCGTTTTTGTTACTTATTGCGCTAAAGGTCAGTTAAAAAGAGACCTACAGTCGCTTTATTTAAAAGTTGAAACTCTGAAAGGCCCTCCTGGTAAGAAGGAAATGGTACGCGCCACCAAATAATAAAATTTTAATTTTTCGTTGGATCAGCTTCTGCAAACGATTCCTATTTCTGTATTTTCAATGAAAAGCCGGAAATTGTTAAAAATATCACAATAATAAGACTCTAAAATTGCCATATTTCATAGTTAATTCTTCATTACATTAAACATTTTTCATTATATTGATTTCAATTCTGGTATTGTGCCCTACCTGAAAGAACTTTTCAAACCAATTTATGCTAATGAAGAATCAACTAAAGCGTGGGTTGTATACCCCCGAGCTTGAACATGACTCATGTGGAATCGGATGTATCGCAAACATCAATGGCACTAAGGATTACAGGATCGTTCAGGATGCCATTAACATGCTTGAAAACATGGAACACCGGGGAGGAACCGGATGTGACCCTGATACAGGTGATGGTGCTGGTATTTTAATTCAAATCCCACATGAATACCTTGAGGTAAAATGTAGTGAACTTGGGTTTAATATTCCTGCCCCTGGTTCATATGGTGTGGGCATGATATTTTTTCCTTCCCGAAAAGCTGTCCGTGAAGACTGTCGTGAAGTGCTGGAACGTCACACTGATATTCTTGGGCTGGAAATTCTTGGATACAGACCTGTACCTGTAGATCGTAGCATACCCGGCGCCGGATCGAAAAAAGTAGAACCTGTAATTGAACAGGTCTTTGTCAGGCATAAGGAAGGCTTAACCGGAGAGCAGCTGGAGAGAAAACTATTTGTACTAAGAAACTACACCACACATTATATAGGTCATAATGTAAAAGGCAACAACAGCGAATTTTATGTCGCCAGCCTTTCCCATAAAGTAATAGTTTATAAAGGCCAGCTTACCACTCAACAACTCAGGCCATATTACCTGGATTTACAGGATGTATCCGTAACATCAGCATTGGCTATAGTACATTCAAGATTCTCAACCAATACCTTCCCAAACTGGAAACTGGCTCAGCCTTTCAGGTATATAGCACATAATGGTGAGATCAATACCATCCGTGGTAATGTGACCAAAATGAAATCGAAAGAAGCCATGATGAAGTCCGATCTGTTCACCGATCAGGAGTTGAAAATGCTTCTCCCCGTAACTGACCCTACTCATAGCGACTCTGCCAACTTTGATTCGCTGGTCGAGATGTTGGTACTTAGCGGCAGGTCTCTACCGCATGTAATGATGATGCTGGTTCCTGAAGCGTGGGAAGATAACACCCTCATGGACACTGAAAGAAAAGCCTTTTATAAATATCATGCTTCGCTAATGGAGCCATGGGATGGTCCCGCCGCCTTGGTATTTACAGATGGAAATGTAATAGGTGCTACTTTAGACCGTAATGGTCTAAGACCTTCCCGCTATTACATCACCAGGGATGACAGGCTCATAGTAGCTTCAGAAGCTGGCGCACTCCCCGTACCACCAGCCGATATTATAAGCAAAGGGCGAATGCAGCCCGGTAAAATGCTTATTGCCGATCTGACCAAAAAGAAAGTGGAATACGATGAGGAGGTAAAGGCCAGGGTGACGAGCCGCAAACCTTATGTAGACTGGATTAAAGAACATCGGGTTAAGCTCAGGCTTATCCCAACCCCAACAAATATAGAACCTCACGATGATGAAGAAAAACTCCTGCTTAAACAGCAGGCCTTCGGATACACCTCAGAAGAGCTAAAAATTGTTCTGGGCGCTATGGCTATCTCGGGAACAGAACCCGTAGGCTCAATGGGAGCTGATACGCCCCTGGCCGTACTTTCCGATCAAAGCCAGCATATTTCAAATTATTTCAAGCAGCTTTTTGCCCAGGTAAGTAATCCTCCGATTGACCCTATTCGCGAGAGAATGGTTATGTCTCTCTTTACACGAGTCGGAGAAAGCTTAAACATTCTGGAGGAAACGCCGGAGCATACAAAGCAAATTCACATTTCCCAGCCTGTTTTGCTTAACTCTGACCTGCAAAAATTTAAAAACCTTGAAAACATTGGGTTCAGTTATGCGGTAATAAACTCGGTATTTATTGCAGATGGTAAGCCAGGCCGGCTCGAAGAAGGCCTGGACAATATCTGTATGGCAGCTGAAAAAGCCGTTGCTGACGGGAAAAAAGTAATTATCATATCTGACAGAAATATTGACAAAAACCATGCTCCCATACCTTCCCTTATGGCTGTAGGTGCAGTACATCATGACCTTGTGGAGAAAAAGATCAGAACCAAGGCAGGGTTAATATTAGAAGCCGGTGACATCAGGGAAACGCATCATTTTGCTACTGCAATCGGCTACGGAGCCAGTGCTGTAAACCCTTACCTGGCATTGGAGTCTATAAAAGAGCTCTGTCAAAAAGGCCTGCCTGAAAAAGAAACTGATGTGGACCAGGCCTATGTCAACTATCAAAAGGCAATTGGATATGGATTACTAAAGGTACTTTCCAAAATGGGAATCAGCACCTTACAATCTTACCAGTCTTCTCAAATTTTTGAGGC
This region of Fulvivirga ulvae genomic DNA includes:
- a CDS encoding M16 family metallopeptidase yields the protein MIEFKSFTLENGLRVIVHEDPAVQVAVLNILYDVGSRDEHPEKTGFAHLFEHLMFGGSQNIANYDEALQLAGGENNAFTSTDITNYYMTLPAQNLETGFWLESDRMLSLSFEPRVLEVQRKVVIEEFKQRYLNQPYGDLWLKFRPLVYKKHPYRWPTIGKEISHIENATMDDVKAFFNKHYVPNQAILVVAGKVDFDEVKRLSEKWFGPIPRGYDYRRDLPREPLQQEKRFMEIIAEVPTDALHMAFHIPGKFEDGYHTADLISDILGRGSSSRLYERLVKENEIFSSIGASITGSLDPGLLIINGKVSSGINIERAEEEVQAIIDEFVASGTTEKELEKVKNQAEASHVMSEVEVLNRAMNLAIATLSGDTSLVNEETLKIQQVSVEQINKRAKEILASTNCSVLHYKSKQKEKI
- a CDS encoding alpha-ketoacid dehydrogenase subunit alpha/beta — its product is MHFDRKNYSDKILKELYEALLRPRMIEEKMLILLRQGKISKWFSGIGQEAISIGAAKALANDEYILPMHRNLGVFTSRDVPYNRLFAQFQGKLSGFTNGRDRSFHFGTNDYHIVGMISHLGPQLAVADGIALANQLTKQKKATLVFTGDGGASEGDFHEALNVAAVWDLPVIFVIENNGYGLSTPSNEQFRFKSFIDKGPGYGIDAVKVDGNNVLEVYDTIKQLAENLRRNPHPVIVEAMTFRMRGHEEASGTKYVPKELMDKWAKKDPLDNYEQYLLKEKVITEADIKKYRKAIQKNIDSGLEMAYAEDTPVATTERELSDMYAPFTQEVILPLAEAKSTKRYVDAISDGLRQSLEKYPELIVMGQDIAEYGGVFKITEGFVDTFGKERIRNTPLCESAIIGIGLGMSIKKQKSVVEMQFADFVTCGFNQIVNNLAKSHYRWGQNADVVVRMPTGAGVAAGPFHSQSNEAWFFHTPGLKIVYPSNPADAKGLLCAAIEDPNPVIYFEHKLLYRSLSEDIHDDYYTIEIGKANLVEEGTDLSIITYGMGVHWAKEVMQTLPELSADILDLRSLLPWDKAAVEATVKKTNRVLILHEDCMTGGIGGEISAWISENCFRYLDAPVLREASLDTAVPFSPTLEQNFLPKGRLKQKIKDLVEF
- the ispF gene encoding 2-C-methyl-D-erythritol 2,4-cyclodiphosphate synthase; this encodes MKIRTGFGYDVHQLKEGSEFWLGGIKIAHIKGAVGHSDADVLIHVICDALLGAANMRDIGFHFSDTDPKFKGIDSKILLKEVIQLIRNKGWEVGNIDSTICLQQPKVNPYIPEMKKCLGAVMEIDEEDLSIKATTTEKLGFVGKEEGVAAFATVLITKV
- the ytxJ gene encoding bacillithiol system redox-active protein YtxJ; translation: MNWIQLNSSDDLERIKEESRVNPVMIFKHSTRCSISDMALNRLERSWSDQDMANVKPYYLDLIRNRNVSNEVAEVFDVRHESPQVLIIKNGEVVYNDSHMGINYNAIKDLAKS
- the mnmD gene encoding tRNA (5-methylaminomethyl-2-thiouridine)(34)-methyltransferase MnmD, which encodes MAMEAENNENKIRLITTDDGSHSLYVPKLNETYHSFHGAVQESRHVFIEMGLKHRMSQGLKAIHIFEVGLGTGLNALLTAEFAIKYQVHIHFTSIEAFPVDYDLVKQLNYTSYLEAPEARSWFEAIHNAPWHNDIAIHPFFTLHKIQSKLEEHEIPVSTFDVIYFDAFAPNKQAELWDLKILSLIAQSMEPLGVFVTYCAKGQLKRDLQSLYLKVETLKGPPGKKEMVRATK
- the lipA gene encoding lipoyl synthase, which gives rise to MIELPVISEGEEKKKRKPDWLRVKLPIGKEYAKVRKLVDNHKLHTICESGNCPNMGECWGAGTATFMILGNVCTRSCTFCAVATGRPPEYDTEEPKRVAEAIKLMGVKHAVITSVNRDELKDRGAEIWYQTVIETKKLSPETTIETLIPDVKGNWDALYRMIEGGQEVVSHNVETVERLYRRVRPQAKYHRSLEQIKLTNEAGKRTKSGIMLGVGETTDEVHKAMDDLAEHGLHILTLGQYLQPTKRHLEVAEFIHPDQFDAYREEGLKRGLKYVESGPLVRSSYHAERHVNVPI
- a CDS encoding OsmC family protein produces the protein MHSMTTEYLGDLRTTAVHLKSNNKIITDAPVDNNGKGEAFSPTDLVSSALSSCMMTLMGITASREGVDLTGLRANVTKVMGANPRKIAEIKVDFSIDNLNATDIQKEKLKRAALTCPVALSLSESIRQNVTFNF